One stretch of Miscanthus floridulus cultivar M001 chromosome 18, ASM1932011v1, whole genome shotgun sequence DNA includes these proteins:
- the LOC136524862 gene encoding uncharacterized protein, which translates to MAASLVPRIIVLALGAGALGFPDALRLLLDIAGRRSPLTDIAICVFAMAVVTAQALGAMLLARFVRRAPRAPPPRTDHFAQVTLVVSLGVAFLVSACLLVASGAGARGLGLLCLVVADVARKMKSLVIIAALATGAAVLPCARPLLRVFREEGHSQGTATGTGMERFASMTQVASFTGAAAFLLLLAVSGGLYIQRGSHVGVAAVIGTVLLARFTFTRKARNAAGAGGRAAPASAADTRRVGGKLTRLAPYLAVVSFALLCCLVLTTYAPLESGPDGAKYP; encoded by the coding sequence atGGCGGCGAGCCTCGTTCCCAGGATCATCGTCCTTGCTCTTGGCGCCGGGGCGTTGGGGTTCCCCGACGCGCTCCGCCTCCTCCTCGACATCGCGGGGCGGCGGAGCCCCCTAACCGACATCGCCATCTGCGTCTTCGCCATGGCCGTGGTCACCGCCCAGGCCCTCGGCGCTATGCTGCTGGCGCGCTTCGTCCGCAGGGcaccgcgcgcgccgccgccgcgcacggaCCACTTCGCGCAGGTGACCCTGGTCGTGTCCCTCGGCGTCGCCTTCCTCGTCTCCGCGTGCCTCCTCGTCGCGTCCGGAGCCGGTGCCCGAGGCCTCGGCCTGCTCTGCCTTGTTGTTGCCGACGTCGCCAGGAAGATGAAGAGCCTCGTCATCATCGCGGCCCTtgccaccggcgccgccgtcctcCCCTGCGCCAGGCCTCTGCTCCGCGTCTTCCGCGAGGAGGGTCACTCGCAGGGGACGgcgacggggacggggatggagcGCTTCGCCAGCATGACCCAGGTGGCGAGCTTCACCGGGGCCGccgccttcctcctcctcctcgccgtgtCCGGTGGCCTCTACATACAACGCGGCTCCCACGTCGGCGTGGCCGCGGTCATCGGCACCGTGCTTCTTGCCCGCTTCACCTTCACCCGAAAGGCGCGTAATGCCGCCGGCGCAGGTGGCCGAGCTGCCCCTGCTTCTGCCGCGGACACGCGGCGCGTCGGCGGCAAGCTGACGAGGCTGGCGCCGtacctggccgtcgtctccttcgCCCTCCTCTGCTGCCTCGTCCTCACCACGTATGCGCCGCTCGAGAGCGGGCCCGACGGCGCCAAGTACCCATGA